Proteins from a single region of Dyadobacter fanqingshengii:
- the cysD gene encoding sulfate adenylyltransferase subunit CysD, protein MSISVKEVSDISDQEARRSSPDYLDQLEAEAIYIMREVAGQFERPALLFSGGKDSITLVRLAQKAFAPGKIPFPLVHVDTGHNFIEAINYRDELAEQIGAKLVVRYVEDTIKAKGLKEQTGKNASRNWLQTFTLLDTIEEFEFDACIGGARRDEEKARAKERIFSFRDEFGQWDPKRQRPELWNLFNGRIHKGENVRVFPISNWTELDVWAYLKRENITLPSIYFAHERELILRDGKLLNNTPVIEPDEYDQIVKRQVRFRTVGDMTCTAAVESSAATLDEVIAEITVSRISERGETRIDDQQTEAAMEDRKKGGYF, encoded by the coding sequence ATGTCAATTTCAGTTAAAGAAGTGTCGGATATCAGCGATCAGGAAGCCAGACGCAGTTCTCCCGATTATCTGGACCAGTTGGAGGCCGAGGCGATTTACATTATGCGAGAGGTCGCAGGCCAGTTCGAGCGCCCTGCATTGTTGTTTTCTGGTGGAAAAGATTCTATCACATTGGTTAGACTGGCCCAAAAAGCCTTTGCACCTGGAAAAATTCCTTTTCCACTGGTGCATGTTGATACAGGACATAATTTTATTGAAGCGATAAATTACCGCGACGAACTGGCTGAACAAATCGGCGCAAAACTGGTCGTTCGTTATGTTGAAGATACGATTAAGGCAAAAGGCCTGAAAGAACAAACGGGCAAGAACGCAAGCCGTAACTGGTTGCAGACTTTCACTTTGCTGGATACCATTGAGGAATTTGAATTTGACGCCTGCATCGGCGGTGCGCGTCGTGACGAAGAAAAAGCGCGTGCGAAAGAGCGCATTTTCTCTTTCCGTGACGAATTCGGTCAGTGGGATCCGAAACGTCAGCGTCCTGAACTTTGGAACTTGTTCAATGGCAGAATCCATAAAGGTGAGAATGTGCGTGTGTTCCCAATCTCAAACTGGACCGAATTAGACGTTTGGGCTTATTTGAAAAGAGAAAACATCACATTACCATCCATTTATTTCGCCCACGAGCGTGAATTGATTTTGAGAGATGGCAAATTGCTGAACAACACGCCGGTTATTGAACCCGATGAGTATGATCAAATCGTAAAACGTCAGGTTCGTTTTAGAACGGTTGGCGACATGACCTGCACAGCAGCTGTTGAATCCAGCGCGGCGACATTAGACGAGGTTATTGCCGAGATAACCGTTTCAAGAATAAGTGAAAGAGGTGAAACGCGTATTGATGATCAGCAGACGGAAGCGGCGATGGAAGATCGGAAAAAGGGAGGTTACTTCTGA